From the Bacteroidia bacterium genome, one window contains:
- a CDS encoding isoprenylcysteine carboxylmethyltransferase family protein produces the protein MTFSQFLFRNRSYTPLPFLVVMMVFARPTLISLGIGFAIAALGEFVRAWGVFYVGSETRVTGEVGASRLVTSGPFAHVRNPLYVGNILLYVGVGVMSLALFPWLQLVALLWFIFQYTLIVREEERFLREKFGKEYEDYCTAVPRFLFRPTAFQSSAPVKINWKAGWQSEARSLQAFAVATLLLVVIWLLR, from the coding sequence GTGACTTTCAGCCAGTTCCTTTTTCGCAACCGCAGCTACACGCCCCTTCCCTTCCTCGTCGTCATGATGGTGTTTGCACGGCCGACGTTGATCAGTCTCGGCATCGGATTCGCCATAGCTGCACTGGGAGAATTCGTGCGTGCCTGGGGTGTGTTCTACGTCGGGAGCGAAACGCGCGTCACCGGGGAGGTAGGCGCAAGCCGCCTCGTCACATCCGGACCGTTTGCGCATGTACGAAATCCCCTTTACGTCGGCAACATCCTGCTCTACGTGGGTGTGGGCGTCATGTCGCTTGCATTGTTCCCATGGCTGCAGCTCGTGGCCTTGCTTTGGTTCATTTTCCAATACACCTTGATTGTTCGCGAGGAAGAGCGATTCCTGCGTGAGAAATTCGGCAAGGAATACGAAGACTATTGTACCGCCGTCCCTCGATTTCTCTTCCGTCCAACGGCGTTCCAGAGTTCCGCACCAGTGAAGATTAACTGGAAAGCCGGCTGGCAATCGGAAGCCCGCTCGCTCCAGGCCTTTGCGGTCGCGACGCTGCTGCTCGTCGTCATCTGGTTGCTGCGATGA
- a CDS encoding acyl-CoA dehydrogenase family protein yields MFEREEHHLLRRTVRDFAENEIRPLAKDLDEKEEFSYELTRKMGEIGLFGIVLPEKYGGQGMDYLSYIIAVEELARVDSSQAATVAAHNSLGIGPIYNFGNEQQKNDLLPPLCTGEALWAFGLTEPEAGSDSRGSKTTARIEDGEWVLNGSKIFITNASTDITLGATVQAVSDVLPDGRKEFSTIIVNQNTPGFSVRTMKEKMMWRASNTSELYFDNCRVPEDHLLGQRGEGSKIMLRTLDDGRLSIAAMGLGLAQGAYELALQHAKTRKQFGRAIASFQIIAFKLADMALKIELARNLLYKACWLKQTGQPFAKESAMSKLYCSEIAKEVADEAVQIHGGYGLMKEYDIERFYRDQRLLQIGEGTSEIQRLVISRYLLD; encoded by the coding sequence ATGTTCGAACGTGAAGAGCATCACCTGCTGCGCCGTACTGTCCGCGATTTCGCGGAGAACGAGATACGCCCTCTGGCGAAGGACTTGGACGAGAAAGAAGAGTTCTCGTACGAACTCACACGGAAAATGGGAGAAATAGGACTGTTTGGTATAGTCCTTCCGGAGAAATACGGCGGTCAGGGAATGGACTATCTCTCGTATATCATCGCCGTGGAAGAGCTGGCGCGCGTGGACAGTTCGCAGGCGGCCACCGTCGCCGCACATAATTCTCTTGGGATCGGGCCCATTTACAATTTCGGGAATGAGCAGCAAAAGAACGATCTGCTCCCTCCGCTCTGCACCGGCGAGGCGCTCTGGGCCTTCGGTCTCACAGAACCCGAAGCGGGGTCCGACTCCCGCGGCAGCAAGACCACAGCGCGTATCGAGGACGGCGAATGGGTGCTGAACGGCTCGAAAATTTTCATCACCAACGCTTCGACGGATATCACGCTCGGCGCGACGGTGCAGGCGGTGTCCGATGTCCTGCCCGATGGCAGAAAAGAGTTTTCCACCATCATCGTCAATCAAAACACTCCCGGTTTCAGTGTTCGTACGATGAAGGAGAAAATGATGTGGCGTGCCTCCAATACCAGTGAGCTGTACTTCGATAACTGCCGTGTTCCGGAGGATCATCTGCTCGGGCAACGCGGTGAGGGATCCAAAATTATGCTGCGCACGCTCGACGACGGGCGTCTCTCCATCGCCGCTATGGGCTTGGGGCTCGCACAGGGCGCCTACGAACTCGCCTTGCAGCATGCCAAAACCCGCAAACAGTTCGGCCGGGCCATCGCGAGTTTCCAGATCATCGCATTCAAACTCGCGGATATGGCTCTGAAGATTGAACTTGCGCGCAACCTGCTCTACAAAGCCTGCTGGCTCAAACAGACAGGACAGCCCTTCGCGAAAGAGTCCGCCATGTCCAAGCTGTACTGTTCCGAGATTGCGAAGGAAGTAGCGGACGAAGCGGTACAGATTCACGGTGGCTATGGGTTGATGAAAGAGTACGATATCGAACGCTTTTACCGTGACCAGCGCCTCCTGCAAATCGGCGAAGGCACATCCGAAATCCAGCGTCTGGTCATCAGCCGCTATCTACTGGACTGA